In Paenibacillus guangzhouensis, a single window of DNA contains:
- a CDS encoding Gfo/Idh/MocA family protein produces MIRIGKISYWHVHAWDYTKQAQEHPEAEIVAVWDENPARGQEAADKQGAQFHSSLAEMLQREDIDGVIVDAPTSMHHEVITAAARAGKHIFTEKVLAPTLHEVNDILNAVKENNVKLTVSLPRLNDNYTLAIRDILDQGLLGKVTLVRVRLSHNGATAGWLPEHFYGLKECLGGALIDLGCHPMYLTRVFLGEQPVGVQAQFGYITGKEVEDNAVATLSTASGAVGIVEAGFVNNFSPFTIEVHGTEGTLLFGTPDEKLLLRTSNPGKEASEAWVEQPLPAKRESAFEQWINHIKNDTTADENIAIAVELTKLMEAANQSAREQRSIRLDELKA; encoded by the coding sequence ATGATTAGAATCGGAAAAATTAGTTATTGGCATGTACACGCATGGGATTACACGAAGCAAGCACAGGAGCATCCAGAAGCGGAGATCGTTGCCGTATGGGACGAGAACCCGGCGCGCGGTCAAGAAGCAGCAGACAAACAAGGTGCCCAGTTCCATAGTTCTCTTGCAGAAATGCTGCAACGGGAAGACATTGATGGCGTGATTGTGGATGCGCCGACATCGATGCACCATGAAGTCATTACAGCTGCTGCACGTGCGGGCAAGCATATTTTTACCGAGAAAGTTCTGGCTCCGACTCTTCATGAAGTCAATGATATTCTGAACGCGGTGAAAGAGAATAACGTCAAATTAACCGTGTCTCTTCCAAGATTAAATGATAACTATACGCTTGCCATTCGCGACATTTTGGATCAAGGGCTGCTCGGCAAAGTAACGCTCGTTCGCGTGCGTCTTTCCCACAATGGTGCGACGGCAGGTTGGCTGCCTGAGCATTTCTATGGTCTGAAGGAGTGTCTCGGTGGGGCATTGATCGACCTTGGCTGCCATCCGATGTATTTGACACGGGTATTCCTCGGGGAACAGCCGGTGGGCGTACAGGCACAATTCGGTTATATCACAGGCAAAGAAGTAGAAGATAACGCGGTGGCGACACTATCGACGGCTTCAGGCGCTGTGGGGATCGTGGAAGCGGGATTCGTCAATAACTTCTCGCCATTTACGATTGAAGTGCACGGTACGGAAGGCACACTCTTATTCGGTACGCCGGATGAGAAATTATTGCTGCGCACATCGAACCCTGGGAAAGAAGCATCTGAAGCATGGGTAGAGCAGCCGTTGCCTGCAAAACGTGAGAGCGCATTCGAGCAATGGATTAACCATATTAAGAACGATACAACAGCAGACGAGAACATCGCGATCGCGGTGGAATTAACGAAATTAATGGAGGCAGCGAATCAATCGGCGCGTGAACAGCGCAGTATTCGATTGGATGAGCTGAAGGCCTAA
- a CDS encoding twin-arginine translocase TatA/TatE family subunit encodes MFSNIGASGFIMIIILALIIFGPSKLPELGRAAGRTLREFKNATNGLMSDNEPAKKESSAVQRSESEEKDKNAQQ; translated from the coding sequence ATGTTCAGCAACATCGGAGCTAGCGGATTTATCATGATCATTATTCTAGCGCTTATTATATTCGGTCCCAGCAAATTACCCGAGCTTGGCCGCGCCGCAGGCAGAACGCTGCGCGAATTCAAAAATGCGACGAATGGTCTCATGTCCGACAATGAACCCGCGAAGAAGGAATCCTCTGCTGTGCAGCGATCCGAATCCGAAGAAAAAGACAAAAACGCGCAGCAATAA
- the tatC gene encoding twin-arginine translocase subunit TatC, whose translation MPEKLQAVLQHIGDLRRRLVWIIAVLFLTAIIGLFISQQLIAYLKSVPPGSTFEWNAFSPWDAIKVYMNVTIAFACVITLPFTLFQIWRFVKPGLRKKEQKATLRYIPFVCLMLVVGLAFAYFVVFPMAFKFTTRMTENMHLIPTYGVSQYFGFMFSLVIPVALAFELPVLVMFLTKLRILNPKKLHKFRRYAYFILVIIATMISPPEFISHLMVAVPLLVLYEISVGISSIVYRKQLIADQQFEADEDRQHIA comes from the coding sequence ATGCCCGAGAAACTACAAGCCGTCTTACAACATATCGGTGATCTGCGCAGAAGATTGGTGTGGATCATCGCAGTGCTTTTCCTAACGGCCATCATTGGCCTTTTTATTTCCCAACAATTGATCGCTTATCTCAAGAGTGTTCCGCCGGGATCGACGTTCGAATGGAACGCGTTCTCGCCGTGGGATGCCATTAAAGTCTATATGAATGTGACGATCGCATTCGCCTGCGTCATTACGCTGCCGTTCACTTTGTTTCAGATTTGGCGTTTCGTGAAGCCAGGACTGCGGAAGAAGGAGCAGAAGGCCACTTTGCGATACATCCCGTTCGTCTGTCTGATGCTGGTCGTCGGACTAGCCTTCGCCTACTTTGTTGTCTTTCCGATGGCATTTAAGTTCACGACCCGGATGACTGAGAATATGCACCTCATTCCAACGTATGGCGTATCGCAATATTTCGGCTTCATGTTCAGCTTAGTGATCCCTGTCGCTCTAGCATTCGAGTTGCCGGTCCTCGTCATGTTCCTGACGAAGCTGCGTATTCTGAATCCGAAGAAACTGCACAAGTTCAGAAGATATGCCTACTTCATCCTAGTCATCATCGCAACCATGATCTCGCCGCCGGAATTTATCTCGCATCTCATGGTTGCCGTCCCGCTGCTCGTCCTGTATGAGATTAGCGTCGGCATATCCAGCATCGTCTACCGCAAGCAGCTTATCGCCGATCAACAATTTGAAGCCGATGAAGATCGGCAGCACATCGCTTAG
- a CDS encoding VOC family protein translates to MITGLYEAHLPVRSLAVSIPFYERLGLTFARWQGEHTAFLWIEQGKSWLGLWEGEQVNLPYHASIRHIAFTTTYEQLRHAADWLRSMQIEPVIFPGQATGDPVVRPDQGNASIYFDDPDGNSLELMANIEVPAPLRQMTSLLTIEEWEAKLRTM, encoded by the coding sequence ATGATTACTGGCTTATACGAGGCCCACTTGCCGGTGCGCAGCTTGGCGGTCTCCATCCCATTCTATGAGCGGCTTGGATTAACCTTCGCCAGGTGGCAAGGAGAACACACTGCCTTTTTGTGGATTGAGCAAGGAAAGAGCTGGCTCGGCTTATGGGAGGGAGAGCAGGTCAACCTCCCTTACCATGCGTCTATCCGCCATATCGCCTTTACGACAACATACGAGCAGCTGCGGCATGCCGCGGATTGGCTCCGGTCAATGCAGATTGAGCCCGTCATCTTCCCGGGACAAGCAACAGGCGACCCCGTCGTTCGGCCAGATCAGGGGAATGCCTCAATTTATTTCGATGATCCTGACGGGAACAGCCTGGAGCTTATGGCGAACATCGAGGTTCCCGCTCCGCTGCGTCAGATGACGTCCCTATTAACCATCGAAGAATGGGAAGCGAAGCTCCGTACGATGTAG
- a CDS encoding beta-N-acetylhexosaminidase: MSKIHAAPAVVPSLREWTGGTGQFQFHHTTRIVIDGKDSDVLRELASALQDELKHVTGLELTVQSAPAAEQGDLLLTLSDEDAALGEEGYVLSVTERISIQAPAAAGIFYGTRTLLQILTLDTEGHVHVPQGIVRDYPSYRRRGIMLDVGRRYYSVQYLEETIKRLAWHKLNTFQLHFSEWNGFRLQSETYPGLASTKSYSRADIDHLQAVAKRYHVMIIPEIEMPGHCAILNKYNPDLKFTCPSMDMDTTGWSIPEFTVDYTKPETREWLKRLVDEFIPWFDSPYFHIGSDEIQTEECMKASPVLVDYQQKQNHPKVGDSFIEFINEMSEHVKQAGKIPMNWNGFEDYDPSIALHPDNVITVWSDEGSPSKQAIDFAQEGYAVYASPGNVLYVTPGKQLVPNNAYVYEAWEPTAHSNVIGYFMSIWSDYWDQVQTPDGRIGYESGRSFKGEEVGDGVYVILESNFEEASRGPRQILSERMWGGPRSATVGAFFERVERIGDEPSVRGFAGQHNA, from the coding sequence ATGAGCAAGATCCACGCTGCACCTGCCGTTGTTCCGAGTTTAAGAGAATGGACAGGCGGGACAGGGCAATTCCAGTTCCATCACACGACGCGTATCGTTATCGATGGGAAAGACAGCGATGTGCTACGAGAACTTGCAAGCGCTTTACAGGATGAATTGAAACACGTGACCGGGCTTGAACTCACCGTTCAATCTGCGCCAGCCGCAGAGCAAGGCGACCTCTTACTGACCTTGAGCGATGAAGACGCAGCCCTTGGCGAAGAAGGGTATGTCCTCTCTGTGACAGAGCGCATCAGCATCCAAGCACCGGCAGCGGCGGGCATTTTCTATGGAACACGGACATTGCTGCAAATCCTGACGCTAGATACCGAGGGCCATGTTCATGTCCCGCAAGGCATTGTACGTGATTATCCGTCGTATCGCCGCCGCGGCATCATGCTCGATGTCGGTCGCCGATATTATTCGGTACAGTATCTCGAAGAGACGATTAAGCGTCTCGCATGGCATAAGTTGAACACGTTCCAGCTGCACTTCAGCGAATGGAACGGCTTCCGCTTGCAGAGTGAGACGTATCCGGGACTCGCATCGACCAAATCCTACAGCAGAGCAGATATCGATCATCTGCAGGCCGTTGCCAAGCGTTATCATGTCATGATCATTCCCGAGATTGAAATGCCGGGTCATTGCGCGATTCTGAATAAATATAATCCAGATTTGAAGTTCACTTGCCCTTCGATGGATATGGATACGACCGGCTGGAGTATCCCAGAATTTACGGTGGACTATACGAAGCCTGAGACACGGGAATGGCTGAAGAGGCTCGTCGATGAATTCATTCCTTGGTTCGATTCGCCTTACTTCCATATTGGTTCCGATGAGATTCAGACGGAGGAGTGCATGAAAGCTTCGCCGGTCCTCGTCGATTATCAACAGAAACAGAACCATCCGAAAGTCGGTGACAGCTTCATTGAATTTATTAATGAGATGAGCGAGCACGTGAAGCAGGCTGGCAAAATTCCGATGAACTGGAACGGTTTCGAAGACTATGATCCGAGCATTGCGCTGCATCCGGATAACGTCATTACGGTCTGGAGCGACGAAGGAAGCCCTTCGAAGCAAGCGATCGATTTCGCGCAGGAAGGTTATGCCGTCTATGCTTCGCCGGGCAATGTCCTCTATGTCACGCCGGGCAAGCAGCTCGTGCCGAACAACGCCTATGTGTACGAAGCTTGGGAACCGACAGCACATTCGAACGTCATCGGTTATTTCATGTCGATCTGGTCCGACTACTGGGATCAAGTCCAGACGCCGGACGGCCGTATTGGTTATGAGAGCGGACGCTCCTTCAAAGGTGAAGAAGTCGGCGACGGTGTCTATGTCATTCTAGAATCCAATTTTGAAGAAGCATCACGAGGTCCAAGACAGATTCTGTCCGAGCGTATGTGGGGCGGTCCGCGGTCCGCGACGGTGGGTGCTTTCTTCGAGCGCGTGGAACGGATCGGGGATGAGCCTTCAGTTCGAGGATTTGCAGGGCAGCATAATGCATAA
- a CDS encoding M42 family metallopeptidase, translating into MQQETLDLFRKLTEFPAASGFERGLRALVKKEISKYTDEIIHDALGGVFGVMRGNEEGPRVMVTGHLDEVGFMSTQITDTGMIKFTTLGGWWGQVILAQQVDVITPNGPIRGVVGSIPKHLLDEATANKPVDPKVMYIDVGADSREEAEAAGIRPGQQIVPVCEFTPMLNPKKIMAKAWDNRYGVGLAIELMKELHNEKVQLPNILFAGATVQEEVGLRGARTAANLIQPDIFYGLDCSAANDMTGDRNSFGHLGKGALLRIFDPTMITHRGLIEFVQDIADTHKIPYQYFVSPGGTDAGQIHMSGIGVPSTIIGVVGRYIHTPASIVHTDDIDAAKELLIQLVKHTDRTTYNTIVENS; encoded by the coding sequence ATGCAACAAGAAACGTTGGATTTGTTCCGCAAATTAACAGAGTTCCCTGCCGCGTCCGGCTTTGAACGCGGGCTTCGCGCGCTTGTCAAAAAAGAAATCTCGAAATACACCGATGAAATCATTCATGATGCGCTCGGCGGCGTGTTCGGCGTTATGCGCGGGAACGAAGAGGGTCCTCGCGTCATGGTGACAGGGCATCTAGATGAAGTGGGATTCATGTCCACCCAAATCACGGATACAGGCATGATCAAATTCACGACGCTCGGCGGCTGGTGGGGACAAGTCATCCTTGCGCAGCAAGTGGATGTCATCACACCAAACGGTCCGATCCGCGGTGTTGTGGGGTCCATTCCGAAGCATCTCTTGGATGAAGCCACGGCGAACAAGCCGGTAGACCCGAAAGTGATGTACATTGATGTCGGTGCGGACAGCCGTGAAGAAGCCGAAGCAGCTGGCATTCGCCCAGGCCAACAAATCGTGCCGGTTTGCGAATTTACGCCGATGCTCAATCCGAAGAAGATTATGGCCAAAGCGTGGGATAACCGCTATGGCGTAGGTCTTGCGATTGAACTCATGAAGGAATTACATAACGAGAAAGTGCAATTGCCGAACATCTTATTCGCAGGGGCTACCGTGCAAGAAGAGGTTGGACTACGTGGTGCGCGTACAGCGGCAAATCTGATTCAACCTGATATTTTCTACGGACTCGATTGCAGCGCTGCGAATGATATGACAGGCGACCGCAATTCCTTCGGCCATTTGGGCAAAGGCGCTTTGCTTCGCATCTTCGATCCAACGATGATTACTCATCGCGGCCTAATCGAATTCGTGCAGGACATTGCAGATACACACAAAATCCCTTACCAATACTTCGTATCGCCAGGCGGCACGGATGCAGGCCAAATTCATATGAGCGGCATCGGCGTTCCTTCGACGATTATCGGCGTCGTGGGCCGTTACATCCATACGCCTGCTTCGATTGTGCACACCGACGACATCGATGCAGCCAAAGAACTGCTCATTCAGCTTGTGAAGCACACCGACCGCACAACATACAATACGATCGTGGAGAACAGCTAA
- a CDS encoding ABC transporter ATP-binding protein: MSEPIVEVRNLKKYFPITGGLFNRTIGHVKAVDDISLSIRAGETFGLVGESGSGKSTVGRTILRLTDKTSGEVLFKGIDLHTLAPKELRKLRPQMQLIFQDPYSSLNPRVRVGDAIGEALLDHGLLQKGEIRDRVEEVLAACGLSSYHYDRFPHEFSGGQRQRIGIARALVLNPDLIIADEPVSALDVSIQAQIINLFRGLQESQGLTYLFISHDLSVVEHLCTRIGVMYLGSMMETAPRDELFRNPLHPYTKALLSAVPIPIPKLKRDRIVLKGDIPSPANPPSGCKFHTRCPFATEQCKAEAPAFRHVGHDHYVACHLV; encoded by the coding sequence ATGTCTGAACCGATCGTTGAAGTGAGAAACCTAAAGAAATATTTCCCGATTACAGGCGGGTTGTTCAATCGTACAATCGGCCATGTGAAGGCTGTCGATGATATTAGCTTGTCGATCCGAGCAGGCGAGACTTTCGGTCTTGTCGGCGAGTCAGGCAGCGGGAAGAGCACCGTTGGACGTACGATACTGCGCTTGACGGACAAGACATCGGGTGAAGTGTTGTTCAAGGGGATTGATCTTCATACGCTGGCTCCGAAGGAGCTGCGGAAGCTTCGTCCGCAAATGCAGCTCATTTTCCAAGACCCATATAGTTCGCTCAATCCGCGCGTTCGCGTAGGCGATGCCATTGGTGAAGCGCTGCTCGATCACGGTCTATTGCAGAAGGGCGAGATTCGGGATCGCGTCGAAGAGGTGCTGGCGGCCTGCGGGTTGTCCTCGTACCATTACGATCGGTTCCCGCATGAATTCTCCGGCGGCCAACGGCAGCGGATCGGGATCGCGCGTGCGCTCGTCCTGAATCCAGACCTGATCATTGCCGATGAACCGGTCTCCGCGCTGGATGTATCCATTCAAGCTCAAATCATTAACTTGTTCCGCGGATTGCAGGAATCGCAGGGACTGACCTATTTATTCATCTCGCATGACTTAAGTGTCGTCGAACATTTATGCACGCGGATTGGCGTGATGTATTTGGGCTCCATGATGGAAACGGCGCCGCGGGACGAATTGTTCCGTAATCCCTTGCATCCTTACACGAAGGCACTGCTGTCTGCGGTACCGATTCCGATTCCGAAGCTGAAGCGGGATCGCATTGTGTTGAAGGGGGATATTCCAAGCCCGGCGAATCCGCCGTCAGGATGCAAGTTCCATACGCGATGCCCATTTGCGACGGAGCAGTGCAAGGCCGAAGCTCCAGCTTTTCGTCACGTCGGCCATGACCATTATGTAGCGTGCCATTTGGTATAA
- a CDS encoding ABC transporter ATP-binding protein: protein MKNTLEIDHLSTYFYTEEGTVKAIDDISLRVREGETVCIVGESGCGKSMTAMSIMGLIEGPAGKVVNGRIGFEGEDLLKMSKNEMRTIRGHDIAMIFQEPMSSLNPVLPIGQQITEPLIEHLKMSKKEARKRAIELIEQVGISRAEQIFHSYPHELSGGMLQRIMIAIAISCNPKLLIADEPTTALDVTIQAQILDMLRDIKSHSNMSILLITHDLGVVAEMADYVIVMYSGKIVEEGEVVELFNNPRHPYTQGLLKSKPIINQRQDQLYSIPGQVPNPLTLTESCYFHDRCGQCMAICESKEPQLRDIADRQKVACWLYEEAAVHV, encoded by the coding sequence ATGAAGAACACACTTGAAATCGACCATTTAAGTACGTATTTCTACACGGAGGAAGGTACGGTAAAGGCGATTGACGATATTAGCCTACGCGTGCGTGAAGGAGAGACTGTCTGCATCGTTGGCGAATCCGGTTGCGGGAAGAGTATGACAGCTATGTCCATTATGGGATTAATCGAAGGGCCTGCAGGGAAAGTCGTGAACGGACGGATCGGGTTTGAAGGCGAAGATTTGCTGAAAATGAGCAAAAATGAGATGCGCACGATTCGCGGACACGATATTGCGATGATCTTCCAGGAGCCTATGTCCTCGCTGAATCCGGTACTCCCGATTGGTCAACAGATTACGGAGCCGCTGATCGAGCATCTGAAGATGAGCAAGAAGGAGGCGCGCAAGCGTGCGATCGAGCTGATTGAACAGGTCGGAATCTCGCGTGCGGAGCAGATCTTCCATTCGTATCCGCATGAGCTCAGCGGAGGTATGCTGCAGCGGATCATGATCGCTATTGCGATCTCCTGCAATCCAAAGCTCCTCATCGCCGATGAGCCGACGACGGCGCTCGATGTGACGATCCAAGCGCAGATTCTGGATATGCTTCGGGATATTAAATCGCATTCGAACATGTCGATCCTCTTGATTACGCATGATCTGGGTGTTGTTGCGGAAATGGCGGATTATGTGATCGTGATGTATTCCGGCAAAATCGTCGAGGAAGGCGAAGTCGTCGAGCTATTCAACAACCCGAGACATCCGTATACGCAAGGTTTGTTGAAGTCGAAGCCGATTATTAATCAGCGGCAGGATCAGTTGTATTCCATTCCAGGACAAGTTCCGAATCCATTGACTTTGACGGAATCGTGTTATTTCCATGATCGCTGCGGCCAGTGCATGGCGATCTGTGAATCGAAAGAGCCGCAGTTAAGAGACATCGCAGACCGCCAGAAGGTGGCTTGTTGGTTATATGAGGAGGCGGCTGTTCATGTCTGA
- the opp4C gene encoding oligopeptide ABC transporter permease, with product MAMVQGEVVKGRSSKLPAVRTSLWTQSMRKLLKNKLAVSGFIFIVFMFVACFIGPFFSPYTDGKVNVTAMNNAPNLKHWLGTDMLGRDVLTRLLQAGRISLTVGLASMLLSVFIGSLLGAIAGYYRGIVDQIIMRIADLLLSIPSLPILFILGALLSEWKIPTDYRMYIVMMMLSFVGWPGLARLVRGQMLSLREREFMQAAVVLGLRDRRKLFHHLLPNLFPLLIVVATLNIGGAILSESVLSYFGLGVMPPTATWGNMIDAANSIIDFEKHPWLWIPPGFAIFSTVIAINIFGDGLRDVLDPKHKK from the coding sequence ATGGCTATGGTGCAAGGTGAAGTTGTCAAAGGTCGTAGCAGCAAGCTCCCCGCTGTTCGTACGTCATTATGGACGCAGTCCATGCGGAAGCTGCTCAAGAATAAATTAGCGGTATCGGGCTTTATTTTTATTGTATTTATGTTCGTGGCGTGCTTTATTGGACCGTTCTTCTCACCTTACACGGACGGCAAGGTGAACGTGACGGCGATGAACAATGCACCGAATCTCAAACATTGGCTAGGGACGGATATGCTAGGGCGCGATGTGCTTACACGTCTGCTCCAAGCGGGTCGAATCTCACTAACTGTCGGCTTAGCATCGATGCTGTTATCGGTATTTATTGGCAGCTTGCTCGGAGCGATCGCGGGATACTACCGGGGAATCGTGGATCAAATCATCATGCGGATTGCAGATCTGCTGCTCTCGATTCCGAGTCTGCCGATCTTGTTCATTCTCGGGGCATTATTGTCCGAGTGGAAAATTCCGACGGATTATCGTATGTATATCGTCATGATGATGCTGAGCTTCGTCGGCTGGCCGGGGCTTGCGAGACTTGTCCGGGGGCAGATGCTCAGTCTTCGTGAACGCGAGTTCATGCAAGCAGCTGTTGTTCTAGGTCTTCGAGACCGCCGGAAATTGTTCCATCATTTGCTTCCGAATCTCTTCCCGCTCTTAATTGTTGTAGCAACGCTGAATATCGGCGGAGCGATTCTATCGGAGTCAGTTCTGAGCTACTTCGGACTTGGGGTCATGCCGCCTACGGCAACATGGGGGAATATGATTGATGCGGCGAATAGCATCATTGACTTCGAGAAGCATCCGTGGCTGTGGATTCCGCCAGGCTTCGCGATTTTCTCAACGGTAATCGCCATTAATATATTCGGTGACGGGCTTCGGGACGTGCTGGACCCCAAACATAAGAAGTAG